One genomic window of Vicugna pacos chromosome 18, VicPac4, whole genome shotgun sequence includes the following:
- the LOC140686867 gene encoding GDP-fucose protein O-fucosyltransferase 2-like isoform X2 — MGSGYLLCDLNPPEGISLHRNVCIHIAFLLKTLLKMEEPVLVLSPWGHLYHWQSPDINEVWIPWSDSFDLPSLNRNIPDIEYEQFIAGFTW, encoded by the exons ATGGGATCGGG gtaccttctgtgtgacttGAACCCTCCAGAGGGCATCAGCCTCCATAGGAAcgtctgcatccacattgccttcctcctgaagaccctgctgaagatggaggagccggtactggtgctatccccttggggccacctctaccactggcagagccccgacatcaacgaggtctggattccctggtccgactcctttgacctcccaagtctcaatagaaacatccctgacattgaatacgagcagttcattgcag